The sequence below is a genomic window from Tenacibaculum tangerinum.
TTTTCTGCTGTTATTTCAGAGGGTTTGGCTACTTGCTCAATTTCCCATAATATCATTTTAAACAACAACTCGTTTACTTGATGATACATAATAAATACCATTTCGTCTGGCAAGGTTGTTCTGGGTATTTGAAGTCCTAAAAGCGCATCGGTTTGTATATAATCCCAATAGGTTATGGGCTCGCTCCAAAGCAATCCTTCAAGCATTGCTTCAACAGGAACTCCTAGCTTGTCGTATTTTTCTTCTATTGCTTTTAATATTTCCTCTTTACTCATGTTGTTGTTTGTTTTATAAAAAAGAAAACAGACAGCAAAACCACCTGTTTTCTTTTCTCTTTTTTCTATAATTCTAGTTACAATGTTCCTCGTAATTGTTGTTCTCTTTCAATTGACTCGAACAATGCTTTGAAGTTTCCTGCTCCAAATCCGCGAGCTCCCATTCGCTGAATAATCTCGAAGAATAATGTTGGACGATCTTCTACTGGTTTGGTAAATATTTGTAGTAAGTATCCTTCTTCATCTGCATCGACTAAAATTGACAGTTCTTGTAGTTTCGAAATATCTTCTTTCATAATTTCCATGTGCTCGCCCAAACGTTCAGGAATCATGTCGTAGTACGATTGTGGTGGTGGTGGTAAAAACTCTACTCCATTTGCTTTTAATTGCGCTACTGTTTTGATGATATCGTCGGTAGCTACAGCAATATGTTGTACTCCTTCGCCTTCATAAAAATCTAAGTATTCTTCAATTTGTGAGCGCTTGGCTGCTTTAGCAGGTTCGTTGATTGGGAATTTGATACGTCCGTTACCGTTGCTCATCACTTTACTCATTAGTGCTGAGTATTCTGTGTGAATTTGTTTGTCGTCAAACGATAAAAAGTTAACGAATCCCATTACATCTTCGTACCATTGTACCCATTTGTTCATTTGACCCCAACCTACATTACCTACCATGTGGTCGATGTATTTTAGTCCTGCTGATGGTGGGTTGTAATCTGATTTCCATTCTTGAAAACCTGGTAAGAACACTCCGTTATAGTTTTTGCGTTCTACAAACACGTGTACGGTTTCTCCGTAGGTATAAATTCCTGCACGAACCACTTCGCCATGCTCATCTTTTTCCAATGTAGGTTCCATATATGATTTGGCTCCTCTACCAGTGGTTTCTTTCCATGCTGCACGGGCATCTTCTACCCAAAGTGCGACTACTTTTACACCATCACCATGTTTTACAATATGCTCGTTTATGGGTGATGTACTGTTTAATGGAGTAGTTAATACTAGTTTGATTTTATCTTGTTTTAACACATAGCTTACCTCATCTTTTGACCCTGTTTCAAGTCCTTTATAGGCATACGACTGAAAACCGAAAGCTGTTTTATAAAAATGGGCTGCTTGTTTGGCATTTCCTACATAAAACTCTACATAATCTGTTCCTAAGAGTGGTAAGAAGTCTTGGGCTCCTTCAAATATTTTTTCTAAACCGTAGTTTACTGATTTTATTTCTTTTGACATTTCTGTTCTTTTTTAGAGACGAGAAAAGAGAAACGAGAAACAAGACATTTAGAGTTTATTTTGAAACCCCATTGTCATTTTTTGAAACTCTGCTACCTTTTCTTCAATCAATGTTAATTCTTGTTGTGTTATATAATTTCTTTTACATGCTATAATCATTTGCGTTTCTAATTCAAATGATGAGCCTAGAGCGATATCAATAAAATGAGAAAAAGATTTATCTGTTCTTGAAGAACCTTCAGCTATATTACTAGGTATTGAAACTGAACATCTATTTATTTGAGAAACTAATCCAAATTTTTCTTCCTTTGGAAATTTATCTATTAATTTAAAAACATCTTCAACTATTTCAATACCAATATTCCATATTTTAAGGTTTTTATAGTTATGTCTTTTCATAACGTGAGAATTAGTCTCTTTTCTTTCCTCTTTTTTCTCTATTCTAAAATTACTCAAGCCACGATTTATAATAATCTTCATCGGCTATTTTCATCGCTTCTTCGGTTACCTTTAACGGTTTAAAAGTATCTACCATTACTGCTAGTTCTTCCGTTAGCTTTTCTCCGATGCTTCTTTCTGTAGCTCCTGGATGTGGTCCGTGAGGAATTCCTGCTGGATGCAATGAAATATGCCCTGCGTCGATATCGTTTCTACTCATAAAATCTCCGTCTACATAGTACAATACTTCATCAGAATCAATATTACTATGATTATAGGGTGCTGGTATCGCTTCTGGGTGATAATCATACAAACGAGGTACGAAGCTACAAATTACAAAGGTGTCTGTTTCGAATGTTTGATGTACTGGTGGCGGTTGATGTATACGACCTGTTATGGGTTCAAAATCGTGAATTGAAAAAGCATACGGATAGTTATACCCATCGTAACCAACTACATCGAAAGGATGTGTTGCATATACCATTTCAATAATTTCATTTTGTTTTTTTAATTTGATAACAAAATCGCCTTTTTCATTATGTGTTTCTAGCTCTTCTGGTCGGCGAATATCTCGTTCACAAAACGGTGAGTGTTCTAATAATTGACCAAACCAATTGCGATATCTTTTTGGCGTGTATACTGGGCTATACGATTCTACAATAAACAACCGGTTATCTTCTGTATCGAAGTCTAATTTGTAAATGATTCCGCGAGGTATGACCAAATAATCTCCATATTTAAAGTCTAAATTACCCAACATGGTACGTAATTTTCCTGTTCCTTTATGAATGAAAATCACCTCATCTGCGTCGGAATTTTTGTAAAAATAGTCTGTAGTCGATTCTTTTGGGGCAGATAGTATGATATTACAATCTGAATTGGTAAGTACTACCTTTCTACTTTCTAAGTAATCGTTTTCTGGCGGTACTTGAAATCCTCTGAATCGGTATGATTGAATATTATTTTCTTTGGCTATTTTAGGAGCAACTGAATATTGCTTGCGAATTTCTTTGACCATCGTGGGCCTGTATTCGTGGTAACTATTGGTAGACATTCCGTCAAAACCAATGGTACCAAATAATTGTTCGTAATATAAGCTTCCGTCTTCTTTACGAAACTGGATATGTCGTTTATGTGGAATATTTCCAAGTTTATGATAAAAAGGCATTTTTTTAATTTTTAAATGAATTAATGTAACAATGTAACAATAGGTAATTTGATACATTGGCGTATGTTGACAAACTGTTACATTAAAACACTTACTCAGGGTTGCGCTTTATCATAAATTTTAAATGAGATAAAAGATCTAACCAATACATTTCTAGCGCTTTAGTTGTTGCCCTACAAATATACAGAAAAGTGTTGTTTTATATTAACTTTCGGGTGCTAATTCTACCTCCAAGCCTTCTAAATCGGGTGTCATTTGTATTTGACATCCTAACCTGCTATTGTCTTCTACATAAAATGCTTCTGCTAGCATTGCTTCTTCATCGTCTCCTTTTTCTGGTAATTCATGGTCTGATTTAACATAGCATTGGCATGATGCACACATAGCCATTCCACCACAAATACCAATAGTTCCTTCTGGGGCTAATTCGTATGAACGAACTACTTCCATTAAGTTCATTGCCATATCTGTTGGTGCTTGTACTTCGTGTGTTACTCCGTCACGGTCGGTAATTTTTATGGTAATATCTTGATTCATATTTTTTAGTTGTTAGGTATTTGGTGTTGGGTATTAGGAAGTTTTTTTAAGTCGTTTTATTGTAAAACTTAAGCCTTTCTACCTTCGACTCTTTACTCTTTAACTTTTTCCTCAAAGTTTTTGCTCTTTTATCTTCCCCATCGTGCGACCATCCTGGGGCGTTAAATATGTAGTTGAGTTTATCACTCCACCTATCGGCTCTTTTTACGTCTTTCCAAATAGCGGCGTATTCATGGGTAGCCACCTTAAGAGGGTTATACGTTTCAATATTAACCGTTAACCCGTATATAGGTTTCTCTATTTCTTTTAATTCTTTGGAAAAGGTGCCAAATAAACGATCCCAAATAATGAGAATTCCTGCATGGTTACAATCTAAGTATCGAATATTAGAGGCGTGGTGCACTCGGTGATGCGAGGGTGTATTGAAAATGAATTCGATAGGTTTTGGTAGTTTATTAATCAATTCGGTATGTATAAAAAACTGATAAATTAAACTGATGCCCATCATGGTAAATAACATTAAGGGGTCGAATCCTAATAACGGAATCCACATCCAAAATAAAAATTTATGAATACGTTCTCCTACTCCTTGACGCAGTGCGGTTCCTAAATTCATATATACTGAAGAATGGTGCGGTACATGTCCTGCCCAAAACAGACGAACTTCATGGTTAGCGCGGTGAAACCAGTAATAGGCAAAATCATCGGCGAGGAATAACAACATCCATGCCCACCATTGACGTTGTACAATATCTTTTAAGGGGCTTACTTCATACAGATAGAAAAAAGCAATAAAAGCGAGTACTTTGGGAATGAATTCAACCATTGCCGAAAATACCATCATTAATAAGGATACACGGGTATCTTTACTGTTGTATTTTTCTTTCGCAATTCGGTATTCTATCCAAATAGAAATAAAAAAAACAGGTAAGGCAAAGTACAATAGCTTGTCTTCTGATAACTGCTGTATGTATTGGGTTAGCGTCACTATTTCTATTTACTATGGTACAAAGCTAAGGTTTCTTTTATAAAGTTGGTTTTCCCTAAAACATAAGCGCCTCTGTCATTTTTATATGTTGAAGCCAATGCTACTTTTAATGTTTCGTACTCTTTGGCTCTGCTAGGATGTTGAATTAAATAATCTCTAAACGTAAGTTGTTTACACATCTCATTGTCTTTCGGGCACATGTGAATGTGAAAAATTTGCTCTTTACTACCGTCTAAACGATATCCCTTGGTAAAAGACATATAGGCTTCTATATCTTCTCGAGCTGGCACTTCAAAAAAAGTATAGCCTAATTTTTCAAATTGTTGTATTAATTTTTTATCAAACAAAAATTCTTTTGGAATCTCGATAAACAAATCAATATAATTCTTTGCTTTGATATTCGGAATTGAGGTACTTCCAAAATGTTCAATTTCATTGAGGTATACGTTATCTACGTTCTCTAAAATTTGTTCTTTTTCTGCTTCAAAAATAGATTTCCAGTTGGGGTTATGCTCCGATAATTCAATAGGGAAAAGGGTGTTCCAGTCTTCTCTGGTTAAATCGTACAGTGTTTTTTTCATTTTTTATAACCAATAATTTGCTTTTCAAATTTTTCACTATCCTTAAAAGCACAAAGGTTTCCGTCTGGGTCAAAAAACTTAGCTACTGTTCCCCAAGAATGTTCTTGATAATTTACTTTAATTCCTTTTGAAATAAGTTTATCGGATAATTCTCTTATTTGAGAAACATTCATCCTTAAACACGTTTGTATCCTTTGTTGGTTCTTTTCTTTTTCTCCATGATAATCCTTATCTAATTCTATCATTAAATAGGCATTTCCAAAAGAAAAACAAGTTAGGTTCTCTGCTTTAAATAAAACAGGTAGCTCAAGAATGTTCTTATAAAAATCTACACATTCTTGATATTTTATGGTGTATAGTATAAAGCCTGTTCTATCTAAATTCACTATTGAATCGCTTTAACTACTGCTTTTGGTGCTTCTTTTCGCGTTCCATCAAATCCATCAACCCCGCCTACCGTGGTGTACTTCATTACATATTTTTTATCGGGATGAATGCGTTTGTAAGCACTCTGACACATCAGCGTCGCTTCGTGGAATCCGCATAAAATTAACTTTAATTTTCCTGGATAGGTGTTTACATCTCCAATAGCATAAATTCCTTCGATATTGGTTTGGTAGTCTAAGGCATTATTAACTTTAATGGCATTTTTCTCAATTTCTAATCCCCAATTGGCAATCGGTCCTAGTTTTGGAGAGAGTCCGAATAACGGAATAAAATGCTCGCACGGTAAGGTATATGGTTCTTTGTCTTTTTGTTCAATGATTACACCTTCTACTTTACTATCGCCTACAATTCCTGTTACTTCTGCTGGAGTAATTAAGGTTAGTTTTCCTTCATTCTTTAGCTCTTGTACTTTATCAACAGAGTCTAACGCTCCTCGAAACTCGTTTCTTCGATGAATTAGGGTGACTGATTTTGCTACATCGGTTAAGAAAATAGACCAGTCTAAGGCAGAGTCTCCACCGCCTGCAATGACCACATTTTTATCGCGATACATTTCGGGTTCTCTAATCATGTATTCTACCCCTTTATCTTCAAAGTCGGCGATATTCGGAATGGGTGGTTTGCGTGGTTCAAAACTTCCTAAACCTCCTGCAATAGCCACCACAGGTGCTTGGTGTTTGGTTCCTTTATTGGTAGTTACGATAAAGGTTCCGTCGTCTTGTTTTTCTATGGTATCGGCACGTTCTCCTAAAGTAAAACCTGGTTCAAATTGTTTGATTTGTTCTAGTAATTTATCGGTTAAATCGCCTGCTAAAATCTCTGGATAGGCAGGGATATCGTAAATGGGTTTCTTTGGATAAATTTCTGAACATTGCCCTCCTGGTTGTGGTAAAGCATCAATTAAATGACAACGTAATTTTAATAATCCTGCTTCAAAAACGGTGAATAGTCCTGTGGGTCCTGCTCCAATAATTAGTATGTCTGTTTGTATCATTGTTAGTACACTATGTCTTTTTATACTGACAATTCCTGCCTTTTTAAAGTAAAGCAGGAATATGTATGCGTTAGTGATTGAGTGGCTTGTTTGAGCTCTTCCAATTTTTTAATTGGAAAGCGAGTAACGAAAGCACGCCCGAACGCCCAAAATTAAAATATTTTTTTGCTAAATATCTAATTTTTATTAATTTATGCTACGTTTATTACTTCTGTAATTTCGGGTGCGTATTTTTTAATGGTTGCTTCTACTCCGTTTTTCAAGGTCATTTGATTTACTGAACAACCGCTACAAGCTCCTTCTAATTGTACTTTTACGGTACTGTCTTCTATAGATAATAACTTAATATTACCCCCGTCACTTACTAAAAAAGGTCGGATTTCTTCCAACGCTTTTTCTACGTTATTTCTTATATCTTCTGTTGCCATAACTAGCCCCTCTTAATCTCCCTTCTGAGGAGAAACTCAAAACAGGGTATCTGAGTTTCGTTTATAATTTCTTATTCACATTAGGTATTTTATGAACCATGTCATATACTCACTTTTCCATCCTTAAAGGTGGATTTATTTTGAGCTACAACCACTCATGGTAGTAATTCGTACTACTTCTGTGGGTGGTAAGTTTGCATTTCTTTTTAATAGTTGTGAAACCATTTCTTTGGTTACCTCGGTAAAGGCTTCTGCCAATGGTGTGTTTTCTTGTAAGGCTACTGGATGCCCAACATCTCCTGCTTCACGTATGCTCTGTACTAAGGGTATTTCTCCTAAGAAACTTGTTTCAATATCTTCTGCTAAGTTTTTAGCACCTCCTTGTCCGAAAATATAATATTTATTGTTCGGGAGTTCTACTGGTGTAAAATACGCCATATTTTCAACGATACCTAATACGGGCACGTTAATGCTTTCTTGCTGAAACATGGCTACTCCTTTTTTAGCATCTGCTAAGGCAATGTTTTGTGGTGTACTTACGACGACTGCTCCGTTAATGGGTACTGCTTGTACTATAGATAAGTGTACATCTCCTGTTCCTGGAGGTAGGTCGATTAGTAAGAAGTCTAACTCGCCCCAATCGGCATCAAATATTAATTGGTTTAATGCTTTGGAAGCCATTGGTCCACGCCAAATTACTGCTTGGTTTGGGTCTGTAAAAAATCCTAATGACAATAACTTGACTCCATAGCTTTCAATCGGCTTCATTTTCGAACGTCCATTAACGTTGACTGCTAACGGTTTTTCTTTTTCCACATCAAACATTAGGTGTTGCGAGGGTCCGTATACATCGGCATCTAGCACTCCTACTTTGAAGCCCATTTTTGCTAGAGATACTGCCATGTTTGAGGTAATGGTAGATTTTCCTACGCCTCCTTTACCTGAGGCAATGGCAATAATATTTTGAATATTCGGAATTTCTTTACCTCTAATTTGATTTGGTTTTTCTTTTGGCTGAACTTCTACCTTCACATTCACTTTTACATCGATTTTTTGGTCAACGTGCTGGTGAATGGCTTTCATTATCTCTACTTCTACCTTCTTTTTTGCTTGTAATGACGGATTGGCAATGGTAACATCTACAATTACCTCATCTCCAAAGGTAACGACATTGGTTATATTTTCGTTTTCTACTAAACTTTTACCTTCTCCGGGTGCGGTTATCGATTCTAACGCTTTGTATATATCTTGTTTTTTTATCATTGGGCTCTATGCTTTAAGCAATATGCTCTATGCTATGTTCTTTTGCTTATTTTTATTTAATCTTAACTGCAAAGATACGTTTTAGCCCTCAGAAAATAAAGTGTTTAAATTGGGAATATTTATAGGCTGATAGGTTGGTTTTATAGATGAGTTCTCGATATGATTTTCTTTCGGAAAATTACTCCTGACATCTAAAATTTAATGTTTTTTATCGGCTTTTGAAAATGCAAGAACAATTAGCGCAATTCTTCACTCGGATTCCAAAATACCTTTTCAAAATCTTGAATTTGATTATCAATTACTTTGATTCCTTCGCTTTCTAATAATTGTTGCATCAAATTGGTTCCTTCAAAGTGATGCTTTCCTGTTAACAAGCCTTTTCTATTTACGACTCGGTGTGCGGGTACTTCTTTTTCTGAAGAGTTATTCATCGCCCAACCTACCATTCTTGCTGAACGTGCTGCTCCTAAATACGTGGCAATGGCTCCGTAACTGGTTACTCTTCCGTAAGGAATTAATCGTGCTACTTCATACACTTTTTCGAAGAAGTTTTTGTTTGTCATAATGTAAAGATAACGACATTTAACGAATACCTATCGACCTAAGAAAATCATAAAAAAAATCCTGCTAAAAACAGGATTAGTAATTAAGTTTGAATTTTATATACGTAATCGGCTTTCCGATTTCTAAATATTGTTTTTCGTAGAAGGTTTGTGTGCCTGTTACTTCTTCTGGACTATATACGTTTTTATATACATCGTGGTTGGCGTGCAATATTTCGTGACCTTCTCCGTGTAACAAGCCTAAGGTATACCCGTGCATAAATTCACTATCGGTTTTTAGGTTAACGGTTCCTTCTGAGTTTAAAATACGGTGGTATTTCTTTAAAAACTCCGTATTGGTCATGCGATGTTTGGTGCGTTTGTATTTTATTTGAGGATCGGGAAAGGTTATCCAAATTTCAGAGACTTCATTTTCAGCAAAAATATGGTCTACCAACTCAATTTGGGTTCTGATAAAAGCAACATTGTTTAGGTTGTTTTCGAGTGCAGTTTTGGCTCCTCGCCAAAAACGAGCTCCTTTAATATCGATTCCAATAAAGTTTTTATCAGGGTGCTTTTCAGCTAAAGCAATCGTGTACTCACCCTTACCACAGCCGAGTTCTAAAACTATGGGGTTGTCGTTTTTAAAAAAGGTGTACCATTTTCCTTGATACGAAAAATTGTTGATGACTTCTTCTCGTGTAGGCTGAATAACATTAGCAAACGTTTCATTTTCTTTGAAACGCTTTAATTTATTTTTACTTCCCAAATTTAGTAGAAATTAGGCTCTATCTTCTGTTCCTTCTTTTAAGAAAATAGATGATTGCCACATCCAGTAAGCGAATAACACTAATAAAACTATTAAAAATAACCAGTTTATAGTGTTAGAAGTCCACCAACCACCTGGCGATTTCGCTACTGTTAAACGTAACCAATCAAAAGGTAAGAATAAAAAGTCGGTAAATAAACTACCAATCCATCTAAAAATATTGCCTGCTATCATATCTTAAGTATCTTTACAGTTGCAAAAATATAAAAAGAAACCATGTTAGCCAATTTTTTCGGTAAATCTAAGCCTATTAATTTTATTGTGCTGTTTGTACTTTTTTTAGGATATTTTGTTTTACATATTTTTTCTAGGGAATTGTCTTTTAGCCTTTTAAAAGAGTTGGGTTGGTTTTTGGTTGTTTTTTCTATTTACAATTTTATTCTTACAAAGAATTTATTGACCTATGATAGTTCGTTTGCTTTCTTATTTTTTGTGCTATTATTTGGATTTTTTCCGGATACAATAGCCACAAACAACACTTTTTTTGCCAATTTAACGATCTTACTTTTTTTGAGAAAAGTATACAGTTTACAGTCGCCTAAAAATGTTCTTCATAAATTATTTGATGGAGGTTTATGGTTAGGAATCTCGTTTTTAATAGAACCTTATACTTCTTTGCTAATCGTGTTGCTTTACGCCTCAATATTTTTACATCAACGTTTTACCTATCAAACGTTATTAATTCCATTAATTGGTGTTTTTGGACCTGTTTTTTTGTACTTCACTTACTATTTTTGGTATGATGAAGTTGAGAAATTTTACGCTCTTTTTAATTGGAATTTTTATCCAGATATACGTTTTTACACGAACGATAAATACTTATTTCCTATACTTTTTATCGGGTTCTTTTCAATTGCTTCTATCTTTTTAAAAAGTCCTAAAGCCTTTTCTGTATCGAATAAATTTAGAAGAAACTGGATATTGATTCTTACCAATCTTATTATTTCGCTACTCATTTTAATTTTAGTGGAAAATAAAAATGGTACTGAGTTTATGTATGTCTTTTTTCCCGTTTCTGTTGTTTTGGCAAACGGAATTGAGAGTTTTCAAAAAAAATGGTTTATAAATCTTATACTTATTGCGTTTTTAATAACTTCTTTTGTAGTAAGTTTTAGATATTACAATTTTATTCCGTAAGCTAAATCACCCGCATCTCCTAACCCTGGAACGATATATCCTCTGTCGTTTAACTTTTCGTCGATATCGGCAATCCATAAGTTTGTGTTTTCTGGAAAATGTTTTTCGACATAGGCCACGCCTTCAACAGAGCCTATAACAGATACTAGTATTATTTCTTTGGGTGTTCCGTATTTTTTGATGCCTTGGTAAACGGCAACCATCGAACGACCAGTTGCCAGCATTGGGTCTACTAACAATAGTGTTTTCCCATCAATTGAAGGGGCTGCAAAATATTCAACTACTATTTCAAATTCTTCATCGTTATTGGGGTGATGACGATATGCTGAAATAAAGGCATTTTCGGCATCGTCAAAATAGTTTAACATTCCGTTATGTAAGGGTAATCCTGCTCTTAGAATTGAACATAGTACAATATCTTTGTTTGGCAAGGTTGCTTTTTTCGTTCCTAGGGGTGTGGTTATTTCTTCAGTGGTGTAGGTTAATTCTTTACTAAGTTCATACGCTAAAACTTCGCCTATACGCTCAATATTTCTACGAAAACGCATCGAATCTTTTTGAATTGTAACGTCTCTGAGTTCAGCTAGGAATTTAGTAAGAATAGAATTTTGTTTGGCTATATGGTGCGTTTTCATGAATGTGTTCTTTTTTTGTTCTGCAAAAGTAACAGAAATTTATCGGGGTTTTATAAAGTTAGCTAATGCTTTATGTAATTCTATTGTGGCTTCTAGGTGGCTCATGTGTCCGTTAGGCAATTCGACCAAAGGTGTGTGTGTTCTTTTTGCTTCTTTTACTACTGTATCATAATTTAATATAGGGTCTTGTTTTCCTGTTATTAGTAACCGCTTTTCTATGGTTTGTAAGGGCTTTTCTTCATTGCTTCGCAAGCACATTCCTTCACTGGCTGCTATATACCCTCTTACAGGGGTTTGTAAAGCTTGTTTTCGTACTTTTTCTATTTCTTTGGAAAGTTTTGTTCGCATGTGTTCAGCAAACAAATTACTAATAGACATGGTTACTAATGTCTCATAGTTTTCTTTTGCCATGTTATTGGCTCTTTTGCGTAACTTTTTTCGTTCTTCACTGTCTGCCATAGTAGTAGAATTCATCAAGCAGATACCCTTCACATTTTTTGGATATTTTTTTGCAAAAGCTAGCGAAACATACCCTCCCATAGAATGCCCTATAAAAATAGCACGACGAATTTTTACTTTTTTAAGCACTGCTTTTACCGCTTCTGCCATTTCTTCCATCGTATGAATGTAGCCTGTACAGCCTGTTTTTCCATGTCCCAATAAATCAATGCAAAC
It includes:
- a CDS encoding DUF6427 family protein yields the protein MLANFFGKSKPINFIVLFVLFLGYFVLHIFSRELSFSLLKELGWFLVVFSIYNFILTKNLLTYDSSFAFLFFVLLFGFFPDTIATNNTFFANLTILLFLRKVYSLQSPKNVLHKLFDGGLWLGISFLIEPYTSLLIVLLYASIFLHQRFTYQTLLIPLIGVFGPVFLYFTYYFWYDEVEKFYALFNWNFYPDIRFYTNDKYLFPILFIGFFSIASIFLKSPKAFSVSNKFRRNWILILTNLIISLLILILVENKNGTEFMYVFFPVSVVLANGIESFQKKWFINLILIAFLITSFVVSFRYYNFIP
- the upp gene encoding uracil phosphoribosyltransferase, which codes for MKTHHIAKQNSILTKFLAELRDVTIQKDSMRFRRNIERIGEVLAYELSKELTYTTEEITTPLGTKKATLPNKDIVLCSILRAGLPLHNGMLNYFDDAENAFISAYRHHPNNDEEFEIVVEYFAAPSIDGKTLLLVDPMLATGRSMVAVYQGIKKYGTPKEIILVSVIGSVEGVAYVEKHFPENTNLWIADIDEKLNDRGYIVPGLGDAGDLAYGIKL
- a CDS encoding alpha/beta fold hydrolase encodes the protein MIAKFKETTVFYTDTGKGSCVVLLHGFLENSSMWTSLTKEISKRNRVVCIDLLGHGKTGCTGYIHTMEEMAEAVKAVLKKVKIRRAIFIGHSMGGYVSLAFAKKYPKNVKGICLMNSTTMADSEERKKLRKRANNMAKENYETLVTMSISNLFAEHMRTKLSKEIEKVRKQALQTPVRGYIAASEGMCLRSNEEKPLQTIEKRLLITGKQDPILNYDTVVKEAKRTHTPLVELPNGHMSHLEATIELHKALANFIKPR